The genomic region CGCGAGTGGCAGGCGGCGTCATGGGCCCGTCAGGACTCTGACCGGGTCAGGGGCGGTGACTGGTAGCAGGCGCGCCACCATACGGTCGGGTAGACTGCGGCGCATGGACCCGATCCTGCCCCTCGCCACCACGCTCATCACGCTTGCGCTGGCGTTCTACACCGTCGGCGTGTGGGCCGAGCGGCTCGCGCGCTACCTGCGGCCGTGGCATCTCGTGGCGTTCTGGCTCGGACTCGCGTTCGACGCGGCCGGGACCTACGCGATGGACCTGATCAACGGGCCGGGCGTCGACTGGACGATGCTGCATACCTGGACCGGGCAGATCGCCATCTGGCTGATGGCGGCGCACGCGGTGTGGGCGACGGTGGTGCTGGTGCGCGGCAGCGACCGCGCAAGGGAGCGCTTCCACCGCTTCAGCCTCGTGGTGTGGCTCGTGTGGCTCGTGCCCTACATCGGCGGGATGATCGCCGGGATGACCGGGGCCGCCTTGCCGTTCTGACGGCGTGCGTCTACAGCGCGAACACGTCGCGTGCGAGCGAGGACCCGATGGCGAAGAGCAGTGCGGCGAGCAGGCGGCCGGCGCCCACGACCATGAAGCCGACGTTGAGCTCGCCCTGCCAGCCTTGCAGGTAGTAGTACATGACGTCGGTCTGCGCGAACACCGCCGAGCCGACCGCGACCGCGATCCACGGCCAGGCGAACCTCGCCGCACCCATCTGCCTTGAGACGAGCAGCACGAACAGCGCCGGGCCGAACATGAACAGCAGGTCGGCGATGGGGAAGTACACTGCGAGGAACTTGTCGATGCCCACGAGCTTCCCGGCGCCGAACCCTCCGAGCGCACCGAGCGCGGTCGCCGCGGTTGCGAGCGCTGCCGCGGTGCCGAAGGCGATGGCGGCGCTGCGCCGCAAGTCGAGCATCGCGCGGTAGGCGAGCGACGCCGTCATCATCGCCCAGCTCAGTGTCACGAACTGCAGAAGGTAGAACAGCTGCGCGGCGGCGAGCATGGCGCCCTGTCCGAGCTCCTCGTTCGCGACGGTCGCGATGTCGCCCGCGATGAACGCGCTGATGCTCGCGCCGATGAGCACCCACTGGGTGCGCTGCGGTCCTGCCCCGAGGCGTCGCGCCTGGATGATCGCGAACACCGAGGCGAAGGCGCCGTAGCCGATGGCGCCGGCGTACGCGCCGGTCTCGTCGACGATGCCGAGCAGCGCGAGTACGACCAGCAGCGCGATGAACGCGAGGCTCGCCGCACCGAGAACGCGCGTGCGCGCCGAGAGCGGCGATGCGGGAGCGGCCGCCGCCGCCGCGTCAGACACCGCCGACCGCCTTGATGCGCTCGATGAGGGAGTCGATCGTGCCGGGGGGCGCGACCGGCCGCAGGAACCCCCGCACGGTGGCCTCGACCGCCGGCCAGTCCGACGGACCGATGGTCTCGGGTGTCTTGCCTGCGGCCTGCCCGACCGCGCGGAGACAGCCCTGAGCGATCACCGCCCCGACGTGCGGCTCGAGCATCTGCGTGGTGGCGTCGGCAAGTGCGCTCATGCGTGTACCCCCCCGGGATCGCTGCGTCGATGATGATAGCGCGCCGGACGCTCAGGTTTCAGTGACGGATGAACACGCGGGTCGGGGCGCGGCCGGACGCGGGGGCGTCCGCGGGATGCGGGCCATCGGGGAGCACGCTCACCGGCCGAGCCGGTCGAGCAGCCGCCGCGCGGCGTCGCGGGTGTCCGGATCCGCGCTCGCGGCCGCCTCGCGCAGCAGCTCAAGCGGGTCGGCGGCGAGGTCTGCGGCGGCGTGCAGCGCGGCGTCGCGGGTGCCGGGGTCAGGCGAGCGCAGCATCTCGCGGAGGCGGCGCAGGGCGGAGCGCTGGGCGAGCGCGGCGTCCCCTGCGGGACTGCCGGGGGCCGCGCCGCCGAACAGCTCGGCGACAGGGCGCTCGGTGTACGCGCGGACGGCGCGGTCCCGAGGTTCGCGCCGGCTCTCGAGGCGGTGCGCCGCTTCCTGATCAGGCATGGCCCCGATCGCCCGGTCATCGATCGAGTGCTCCTCGATCGCCCGGCCTCCGATTGCGCGCTCCTCGATCGAGCTGTCCTCGATCGCGCGCGCCTCTTCGTGGAAGAACAAGGCTTCGGCCGCGCGGCGCTTCTCGCGTTCGGCGGGGTCGCGGGGTGAGGTCGGGGCGATGCCCACCACACGGTCCCCCTCGGCCCGTGGCGAAGGAGGCGGACCCGGTGGCGCCGTCGGCTCGCCGGCCGGCGCCGCGACGCTTCGCACCTCGAACTCGCTCGCGTCCCGCCTGAGTTGCTCGCCGATCGCGCGCATCCGGCGCCGCGCGGGCTCCCAGCGCGCGTCGTCCTCCATGGCGCCTCGGTACGAGTCCGGCTCCATGCCGTAGCGAGTGCGCATGCTGTCGCTCACGACATCGGCGAGCAGGTCCTCGGCAGGCATGCCGAAGTAGCGCGCGAGCGCCTCGGTGAATCGGGGAGAGGGTAGACGCTGCCCGTTCTCGATGCGCGAGAGCATCGGGACGCTGATGCCGGTCGCCTCCGCGACGTCGGCGAGCGTGGCGCCCGACGCGACGCGCAGTTCCCGCAGTCTGGTTCCGAACTCCATCTGATGACGCCCTTCGCGCAGGTTCTCACCTGCGGATTCTACTCGTGGGTAAACACGGTTGACAAGTGGGTAAATACGCTTGACAGTGCTGGCAACACAGGATTCTACCACCGTTTCGGGCGAAGCACAGCGGCCGATGTCAGACCCCGGGGCTAGGGTGGCGGAC from Actinomycetota bacterium harbors:
- a CDS encoding TIGR03987 family protein, with amino-acid sequence MDPILPLATTLITLALAFYTVGVWAERLARYLRPWHLVAFWLGLAFDAAGTYAMDLINGPGVDWTMLHTWTGQIAIWLMAAHAVWATVVLVRGSDRARERFHRFSLVVWLVWLVPYIGGMIAGMTGAALPF
- a CDS encoding helix-turn-helix transcriptional regulator, which encodes MEFGTRLRELRVASGATLADVAEATGISVPMLSRIENGQRLPSPRFTEALARYFGMPAEDLLADVVSDSMRTRYGMEPDSYRGAMEDDARWEPARRRMRAIGEQLRRDASEFEVRSVAAPAGEPTAPPGPPPSPRAEGDRVVGIAPTSPRDPAEREKRRAAEALFFHEEARAIEDSSIEERAIGGRAIEEHSIDDRAIGAMPDQEAAHRLESRREPRDRAVRAYTERPVAELFGGAAPGSPAGDAALAQRSALRRLREMLRSPDPGTRDAALHAAADLAADPLELLREAAASADPDTRDAARRLLDRLGR